The genomic stretch CGATAAATCGGCAGCACGTACCATTGCAATATCTTGTACGCGTTGTTTGCTTGTGAATCCGTTCCCACGAACCTCAATTCGATATCGGTTTTGTCCAAGAGGCAAATCGGTGTAACCGCCACCGAATCCTTCCGATTTGTAGATAGTAACACAACCGAGCAACAAGAAAAGGTGGGCAGGAATAACTATGAACAGGATCTTCATGTGACATCTTTTTTCCCCTTTTGCAGTCATGATCTAACCTTCTTCCTCAGTAAAATCGTAAACGATAAATCTTACTTGATTGAATTATACCATACTTTTGCAAATCAGAGCTTTTGCATTCAAACCAAGCTTTCTTTTTCACCCCATTAAATAACTACAAACCATGACAGTAGCCATGTCTGCTCCAACTGGAAGTTATATGTAATCTCTTATATTCATTAATTTTATAGCCTCATTATTCTAAATTTTTTCTTTTTTTATTATCAATCATTCAGTCCTTAATAATTTAAAATTTTCAAGTGATATATAAGCATCGGTCAGTAGCCAACCTGGAGCATATGGATAATGCGTAACTACAAAAATATTTGGTTCTGTAAATAGAAAATCAGTAGACTACTTTTGTATGAACTTATTACTTTTTACGTATCCTGCATTCCACGTTACATCAACGAGATAATATGCACCATTGATTTTTACACTATTCCATGCATGTCTGACAAATATTTTTTTCTCTCCAATAGCATACTTACTATTCCCCTTTGTTAATCCAGATATTATGGCTGACGCGAATCCAGCTTTATATACCATATAATGGAATAGAGCAGCGTATCCTCCACACACAGCTTTCTTATATCGTAACGTAACAAAATAATCTTCTAACTTTATATTTCCTTCATTATAAGCGTCTACGTCATATTCTATATTTAAACAAATCCAATCATGAATTGATTTTATTTTCAAAAAATCATCATTGGTCCACTCTGTTAAATAATTAATAAGTTCATCGATATACTTCAATGGAGCAGTATCTATACCGTTCTTTAATTCTTCAGGAATATCCAATACTATTTGTAAAGGCAATTCAGTTCTATACTTATTTGTAGCAACAACTAAGTTGTTTTCATTCAAGTTGAAATACTTATAATTATCCTCATTTTCAGAATAAAGAGTAAATACAGAAAA from Sediminispirochaeta bajacaliforniensis DSM 16054 encodes the following:
- a CDS encoding CC0125/CC1285 family lipoprotein; the protein is MTAKGEKRCHMKILFIVIPAHLFLLLGCVTIYKSEGFGGGYTDLPLGQNRYRIEVRGNGFTSKQRVQDIAMVRAADLSLQNDFEYFYVLDSTSDERIRRANVDSYGNVNTITNDYFVMIIEMTHMTDGVSAQEIIDAVGPRVGL
- a CDS encoding transglutaminase domain-containing protein, producing MKKYVICLIVYFSVFTLYSENEDNYKYFNLNENNLVVATNKYRTELPLQIVLDIPEELKNGIDTAPLKYIDELINYLTEWTNDDFLKIKSIHDWICLNIEYDVDAYNEGNIKLEDYFVTLRYKKAVCGGYAALFHYMVYKAGFASAIISGLTKGNSKYAIGEKKIFVRHAWNSVKINGAYYLVDVTWNAGYVKSNKFIQK